The following proteins come from a genomic window of Acidimicrobiales bacterium:
- a CDS encoding alkaline phosphatase family protein, with translation MTNPATRDLAESVLTDAALDQEVDTVLRRTADGYRAASARGAVDFTRTGEGTIEILAESGAHSLADQRTDQRTAIDEETDDPWALLGEHPTPHAMASVAQYFDSPHAPDLVVLHAPTHRFHGNVGEHGSLATTQARAPFIAAGPGVAARGIVDDHLRTVDIAPTLAALLDCAPIEGVDGLGRPRSGVRVAVQDGDECTAVLDPDTRPDHVVLFLWDGCNPQALHAAAASGAAPRIAELIERGTSFRHGAYASLPTATLANHSAAATGVFPGRSGILHNTWYDRGRDQLVDLLEFGQMITARDHLRDDIETIHEALHRNEPDAISVATYEYGDRGADWSSYLQMTNREPQGPLTDDDRRRHRSTEFMGIPEFRSYSVYDAHSVADARHCWSGDLGGLPRFSWFTLNLTDSIGHYGGPHSEIGRAAIRDTDARMGEIIDEIDRRGVLDRTAIVMCADHGMQTTAEGEPVDLSVPLRDAGVDHLMVDAQYVYLR, from the coding sequence ATGACGAACCCGGCGACCCGCGACCTCGCAGAGTCGGTGCTCACCGACGCAGCCCTCGACCAGGAAGTCGACACCGTGCTGCGCCGAACGGCCGACGGCTACCGGGCCGCGTCGGCGCGCGGTGCCGTCGACTTCACCCGTACCGGCGAGGGAACGATCGAGATCCTGGCCGAGTCGGGAGCTCATTCGTTGGCCGACCAGCGCACCGATCAGCGCACCGCCATCGACGAAGAGACCGATGATCCGTGGGCCCTCCTCGGCGAGCATCCGACTCCCCACGCCATGGCCAGCGTTGCGCAGTACTTCGACTCACCCCACGCGCCCGACCTGGTCGTGCTCCACGCCCCGACCCACCGGTTCCACGGCAACGTGGGCGAGCACGGGTCGCTCGCCACCACCCAGGCCCGCGCGCCCTTCATCGCCGCCGGCCCCGGCGTGGCCGCGCGTGGCATCGTCGACGACCATCTCCGCACGGTCGACATCGCCCCGACCCTCGCGGCCCTCCTCGATTGTGCGCCGATCGAAGGGGTCGACGGGCTCGGCCGACCTCGCTCGGGGGTGCGCGTCGCCGTGCAGGACGGCGACGAGTGCACCGCCGTCCTCGACCCCGACACCCGTCCCGATCATGTGGTGCTCTTCCTCTGGGACGGCTGCAACCCGCAGGCGCTGCACGCGGCCGCGGCGTCGGGTGCGGCGCCCCGTATCGCCGAGCTGATCGAGCGGGGCACGTCGTTTCGCCACGGTGCCTACGCGAGCCTCCCCACCGCCACGCTGGCCAACCATTCGGCCGCCGCCACGGGTGTGTTTCCCGGGCGCTCGGGGATCCTGCACAACACCTGGTACGACCGCGGCCGCGACCAGCTCGTCGACCTGCTGGAGTTCGGCCAGATGATCACGGCTCGTGATCATCTGCGCGACGACATCGAGACGATCCACGAGGCGTTGCATCGCAACGAACCCGACGCGATCTCGGTGGCCACCTACGAGTACGGCGACCGCGGCGCCGACTGGTCCAGCTACCTCCAGATGACCAACCGGGAGCCGCAGGGGCCGCTCACCGACGACGATCGTCGCCGCCACCGCAGCACCGAGTTCATGGGCATTCCCGAGTTTCGCAGCTATAGCGTCTACGACGCCCACAGTGTGGCCGACGCCCGCCATTGCTGGTCGGGCGACCTGGGTGGGCTCCCCCGCTTCTCGTGGTTCACGTTGAATCTCACCGACTCGATCGGCCACTACGGCGGCCCCCACAGCGAGATCGGCCGCGCCGCCATCCGCGACACCGATGCCCGGATGGGTGAGATCATCGACGAGATCGACCGCCGCGGGGTGCTCGACCGCACCGCCATCGTCATGTGCGCCGACCACGGCATGCAGACCACCGCCGAGGGTGAACCCGTCGACCTGTCGGTTCCCCTTCGTGACGCCGGCGTCGACCATCTGATGGTCGACGCCCAATACGTCTACCTCCGCTGA
- the leuA gene encoding 2-isopropylmalate synthase has product MTTQADNKMPFEKYRPYPAVELPDRTWPGRRIDAAPIWCSVDLRDGNQALVDPMDSTRKRRLWDQLVHMGFKQIEVGFPAASQTDFDFVRELIDDGLIPDDVTIQVLTQARKDLIDRTFEAIEGAPSAIVHLYNSTSATQRRVVFGLDRQGIIDIAVNGAKICMEGLERSSNPESISWEYSPESYTGTEPDFAIEVCEAVMDVFGPTAEKPLILNLPATVEMSTPNLYADLIERFDRDIKDRDTVQLSLHPHNDRGTAVAAAEMGLMAGADRVEGTLFGNGERTGNVDLVTIGLNLFTQGVDPKLDMSDIDEMRRVYEFANRMTIDPRHPYVGDLVYTAFSGSHQDAIKKGMAHIYDAQPGEELVGDYDSWDVPYLPIDPRHLGRSYEAVIRVNSQSGKGGVSYVLLHEYGMDLPRGLQVDFSRKIQKVTEESGTEITSYEIHRRFMSEYVEPETRTVEIVGHRATSDTIDSGLTTLEAKMIIDGEERMITGEGNGPIDAFVRGLTEAGLFEGKIEDYTEHTMGAGSDATAAAYVAVDTGAREVVWGVGLHESIVSASLRAIVSAVNRVRA; this is encoded by the coding sequence ATGACCACCCAGGCAGACAACAAGATGCCGTTCGAGAAGTACCGGCCCTATCCCGCCGTCGAGCTTCCCGATCGGACCTGGCCGGGCCGGCGCATCGACGCTGCGCCCATCTGGTGTTCGGTCGACCTCCGCGACGGCAACCAGGCCCTGGTCGATCCGATGGACTCGACCCGCAAGCGCCGCCTGTGGGACCAACTCGTGCACATGGGCTTCAAGCAGATCGAGGTCGGGTTCCCGGCCGCATCGCAGACCGACTTCGACTTCGTGCGAGAACTGATCGACGACGGGTTGATCCCCGACGACGTCACCATCCAGGTGCTCACCCAGGCCCGCAAGGACCTGATCGACCGCACCTTCGAGGCGATCGAGGGCGCGCCGAGCGCGATCGTCCATCTCTACAACTCCACCTCGGCAACCCAGCGACGTGTGGTGTTCGGTCTCGACCGGCAGGGCATCATCGACATCGCGGTCAACGGCGCCAAGATCTGCATGGAGGGCCTCGAGCGTTCGAGCAACCCCGAGTCGATCAGCTGGGAGTACTCGCCCGAGAGCTACACCGGCACCGAACCCGACTTCGCGATCGAGGTGTGCGAGGCCGTGATGGACGTGTTCGGGCCCACGGCCGAGAAACCCCTGATCCTCAACCTGCCGGCCACCGTCGAGATGTCGACGCCGAACCTCTACGCCGATCTGATCGAGCGCTTCGATCGCGACATCAAGGACCGCGACACCGTGCAGCTCTCGCTGCATCCCCACAACGACCGGGGCACCGCGGTCGCCGCCGCCGAGATGGGCCTCATGGCAGGCGCCGATCGCGTCGAGGGCACGCTGTTCGGCAACGGTGAGCGCACCGGCAATGTCGACCTCGTCACCATCGGGCTCAACCTGTTCACCCAGGGCGTCGACCCCAAGCTCGACATGAGCGACATCGACGAGATGCGGCGGGTCTACGAGTTCGCCAACCGGATGACCATCGACCCGCGCCACCCCTACGTGGGTGATCTCGTCTACACCGCGTTCTCCGGCAGCCACCAGGACGCGATCAAGAAGGGCATGGCCCACATCTACGACGCCCAGCCGGGCGAGGAGCTCGTGGGCGACTACGACTCGTGGGACGTGCCCTACCTGCCGATCGATCCCCGTCATCTCGGGCGCAGCTACGAGGCCGTGATCCGGGTCAACAGCCAGTCCGGCAAGGGTGGCGTGTCCTACGTGCTCCTGCACGAGTACGGGATGGATCTGCCGCGTGGACTCCAGGTCGACTTCTCCCGGAAGATCCAGAAGGTGACCGAGGAGTCGGGCACCGAGATCACGTCCTACGAGATCCATCGCCGATTCATGTCCGAGTACGTCGAACCCGAGACGCGTACGGTCGAGATCGTCGGTCACCGGGCCACGAGCGACACCATCGACAGTGGGCTCACGACGCTCGAAGCGAAGATGATCATCGACGGCGAGGAGCGGATGATCACCGGCGAGGGCAACGGCCCGATCGACGCCTTCGTCCGCGGACTCACCGAGGCGGGTCTGTTCGAGGGCAAGATCGAGGACTACACCGAGCACACGATGGGCGCCGGTTCCGATGCGACGGCGGCGGCCTACGTCGCGGTGGACACCGGAGCGCGAGAGGTGGTCTGGGGTGTGGGCCTTCACGAGTCGATCGTGTCGGCCTCGCTGCGGGCGATCGTGTCAGCCGTCAACCGCGTGCGGGCCTGA
- a CDS encoding ABC transporter permease, translating to MILGITFSEDAVIGLVVAAIQFGTLLYLAALGETIAEKAGVINLGVEGMMAVGAVTGYIAGATSGSPWVGLLVGAGCGALLSLVHALAAVGLGADQVVSGLALTILGLGLANFIGTDYTGDTRRAWFIEVDVPGLRDIPWLGETVFSATPVTYLAAVLGIGAWWVLNRTSVGLGIRAAGESASTADAAGHRVAAIRVGAIAIGGAFAGMSGAYLTNTLLGTSWNEGITAGRGWIAVALVIFGAWRPGRVAIGAGVFGLTLALQTRLSFFDINVSGTLVSMMPYLMTVFVLVVISYRARNQPSPAPAGLGLAYRREER from the coding sequence ATGATCCTCGGCATCACCTTCAGCGAAGACGCCGTCATCGGCCTGGTCGTCGCCGCGATCCAGTTCGGCACGTTGCTCTACCTGGCTGCCCTCGGCGAGACGATCGCCGAGAAGGCAGGGGTGATCAACCTCGGCGTCGAGGGAATGATGGCCGTCGGTGCCGTGACCGGCTACATCGCCGGCGCGACCTCGGGGTCACCGTGGGTCGGCCTGCTCGTGGGCGCCGGTTGTGGCGCCCTCCTCTCACTCGTCCACGCGCTGGCCGCCGTGGGACTGGGAGCCGACCAGGTCGTCAGCGGCCTCGCCCTCACGATCCTCGGCCTCGGTCTCGCCAACTTCATCGGCACCGACTACACCGGCGACACCCGACGAGCCTGGTTCATCGAGGTCGACGTCCCGGGGCTCCGCGACATCCCGTGGCTGGGAGAGACCGTCTTCTCGGCGACCCCGGTCACCTATCTCGCCGCGGTGCTGGGCATCGGCGCCTGGTGGGTGCTCAACCGCACCAGCGTCGGGCTCGGCATCCGGGCCGCGGGCGAGAGCGCGTCGACCGCCGACGCGGCCGGCCATCGGGTCGCCGCCATCCGGGTCGGCGCGATCGCCATCGGTGGCGCGTTCGCCGGCATGTCGGGCGCCTATCTCACCAACACGCTGCTCGGCACTTCGTGGAACGAGGGCATCACCGCCGGGCGCGGGTGGATCGCCGTCGCCCTGGTCATCTTCGGGGCGTGGCGCCCGGGCCGGGTGGCCATCGGCGCAGGCGTGTTCGGACTCACCCTGGCCCTACAGACCCGGCTGAGCTTCTTCGACATCAATGTCTCGGGCACACTCGTGTCGATGATGCCCTACCTGATGACGGTCTTCGTCCTGGTCGTCATCTCCTACCGCGCTCGCAACCAGCCGTCGCCGGCCCCGGCCGGGCTCGGCCTCGCCTACCGGCGCGAAGAACGCTGA
- a CDS encoding ABC transporter permease — MKRLVLVRRETPTRGGQPVAFVAGLLFALLLGAILLSIAGDPVIDVYQRMFERSLGSKDVIAATLNRATPLALAGLAVGIAATMGLWNIGAEGQIMFGATAATFVGRVFPDLPGPVLIVAMLAGAVIGGALWAAGPGLARAELGVSEIITTLMLNEVAIRLVVYLQQGPWKDPEGFSFPQIDARPEQAAFGQVWERVHLGVLIAFAFIALFAWFSSRSVWGYELRITGSSPKTAAYAGISVRRKVLGVMLLSGGVAGLAGGIELSGTAVRLNENLSNGFGFAGIIVAALALMRPSGVALVAIAFGAVQVGGLSIQSIGVSSSVASILQALILFGALGAGVLSTYRLQLVDRKVVT; from the coding sequence ATGAAACGTCTCGTCCTGGTTCGCCGCGAAACCCCGACGCGCGGGGGGCAACCGGTCGCGTTCGTCGCCGGGCTCCTCTTCGCACTGTTGCTCGGCGCGATCCTGTTGTCGATCGCCGGCGACCCGGTCATCGACGTCTACCAGCGCATGTTCGAACGCAGCCTCGGCTCGAAGGACGTGATCGCCGCCACGCTGAACCGCGCCACACCGCTCGCCTTGGCCGGGTTGGCCGTCGGCATCGCCGCAACCATGGGCCTCTGGAACATCGGGGCCGAGGGCCAGATCATGTTCGGCGCCACCGCCGCCACCTTCGTCGGCCGGGTGTTCCCCGACCTTCCCGGCCCCGTGCTGATCGTGGCCATGCTCGCCGGTGCGGTCATCGGCGGCGCCCTCTGGGCGGCGGGCCCCGGTCTGGCCCGGGCCGAGCTGGGCGTGAGCGAGATCATCACCACCCTCATGCTCAACGAGGTGGCCATCCGACTCGTGGTCTATCTCCAGCAGGGTCCCTGGAAGGATCCCGAGGGATTCTCCTTCCCTCAGATCGATGCCCGTCCCGAGCAGGCGGCATTCGGCCAGGTCTGGGAGCGGGTCCACCTCGGCGTGCTGATCGCGTTCGCCTTCATCGCGCTGTTCGCGTGGTTCAGCAGTCGCAGCGTGTGGGGCTACGAGCTGCGCATCACCGGCTCGTCACCGAAGACGGCCGCTTATGCCGGCATCTCCGTGCGCCGCAAGGTCCTCGGCGTCATGCTGCTCTCCGGCGGCGTCGCCGGCCTCGCCGGCGGCATCGAGTTGTCGGGCACCGCGGTGCGGCTCAACGAGAACCTGTCCAACGGGTTCGGGTTCGCCGGCATCATCGTCGCCGCCCTCGCGCTCATGCGACCGAGCGGTGTCGCCCTCGTCGCCATCGCGTTCGGCGCGGTCCAGGTGGGCGGCCTCAGCATCCAGTCGATCGGCGTGTCGTCATCGGTGGCGTCGATCCTCCAGGCCCTCATCCTGTTCGGCGCCCTCGGGGCCGGCGTGCTGTCGACCTATCGCCTCCAGCTCGTCGACCGGAAGGTGGTCACATGA
- a CDS encoding ABC transporter ATP-binding protein, with protein MTQPAVELDGIWKRFPGVIANAGASLTVRPGTVHAVLGENGAGKTTLMNCLAGVYRPDEGTIRIHGHEQRFASPADAIAAGIGMVHQEFRLVPTFSVAENVVLGAAPRVLNRAKIATQVGELAERFGFQAEPTRPVWQLSMGERQRVEILKALWRDARVLILDEPTAVLTPQEAVDLGGVLRRMVDDGCSIIFISHKLDEVTAFCDEATVLRGGATVASSVSIAEVDSATLASLMVGDVEAAPVPARITLTGDISMSVGGLTVHDTRGLVAVDDVSLEVRAGEIVGIAGVAGNGQRSLTDAIAGLQPATRGSVTVMGKDVSGAAPQHRFAAGLAYVPEDRLGVGLAPKLPVTENAVMRSYRKLRRGPLLNWTAARALSDQIVRDFEVKIARNDLPLASLSGGNLQRLLLGRELAGRPDVVVASQPTRGLDVAGVRAIQRLLLEQRDGGTGVLMVSEDLDELLALADRILVMVEGRIVAEFDARAASRTEIGEAMMGAPA; from the coding sequence GTGACCCAGCCAGCCGTCGAACTCGACGGCATCTGGAAACGTTTCCCCGGTGTGATCGCCAACGCCGGGGCGAGCCTCACGGTTCGCCCCGGCACGGTGCACGCCGTTCTCGGCGAGAACGGCGCCGGGAAGACGACGCTGATGAACTGCCTCGCCGGGGTGTACCGCCCCGACGAGGGCACCATTCGCATTCACGGACACGAACAGCGCTTCGCGTCGCCGGCCGACGCGATCGCCGCCGGGATCGGCATGGTGCACCAGGAGTTCCGCCTCGTGCCCACGTTCTCGGTCGCCGAGAACGTGGTGCTCGGGGCCGCCCCCCGGGTGCTCAACCGCGCCAAGATCGCCACTCAGGTCGGCGAACTCGCCGAGCGGTTCGGGTTTCAGGCCGAGCCCACCCGGCCCGTCTGGCAGCTGAGCATGGGCGAACGCCAGCGCGTCGAGATCCTCAAAGCCCTCTGGCGCGATGCCCGCGTGCTCATCCTCGACGAGCCCACCGCGGTGCTCACGCCGCAGGAAGCCGTCGACCTCGGCGGCGTGTTGCGGCGCATGGTCGACGACGGCTGCTCGATCATCTTCATCAGCCACAAGCTCGACGAGGTGACGGCGTTCTGCGACGAAGCCACGGTGCTCCGTGGTGGCGCGACGGTCGCGTCATCGGTGTCGATCGCCGAGGTCGACTCCGCGACGCTCGCCTCGTTGATGGTCGGTGACGTGGAAGCAGCACCCGTCCCGGCCCGGATCACACTCACCGGCGACATCTCGATGTCCGTCGGCGGACTCACGGTCCACGACACCCGAGGTCTCGTCGCCGTCGACGACGTGTCGCTCGAGGTGCGAGCCGGCGAGATCGTCGGCATCGCCGGCGTGGCCGGCAACGGCCAGCGCTCGCTCACCGACGCGATCGCCGGACTCCAGCCCGCCACCCGCGGCTCGGTCACCGTGATGGGCAAGGACGTCAGCGGCGCGGCACCGCAACACCGATTCGCCGCCGGTCTGGCCTACGTGCCCGAGGACCGGCTGGGCGTCGGACTGGCGCCCAAGCTGCCGGTCACCGAGAACGCGGTCATGCGTTCCTACCGCAAGCTGCGCCGTGGCCCGCTGCTCAACTGGACGGCGGCCCGGGCCCTCAGCGACCAGATCGTGCGGGACTTCGAGGTGAAGATCGCCCGCAACGATCTCCCGCTCGCCTCGTTGTCCGGCGGCAACCTCCAGCGCCTCCTGCTGGGCCGCGAACTCGCCGGCCGACCCGACGTCGTCGTTGCGTCACAGCCCACCCGCGGCCTCGACGTGGCCGGCGTGCGAGCCATCCAGCGACTCCTCCTCGAGCAACGCGACGGGGGCACCGGCGTGCTGATGGTCTCCGAGGATCTCGACGAGCTCCTCGCGTTGGCCGACCGGATCCTCGTGATGGTGGAGGGCCGCATCGTCGCCGAGTTCGACGCCCGCGCCGCGAGCCGCACCGAGATCGGTGAGGCGATGATGGGTGCACCGGCGTGA
- a CDS encoding BMP family ABC transporter substrate-binding protein has translation MKRRLLLVLAVLMSFSLIAAACGDDDSGDADAGNDDTGSTDDDSGDADTGTADDDDSGDAVAGDASDVTAAFIYIGEPGDAGWTWAHDQGRMEAEAATGATTLTINNIAEGSPEFDQAVRDFIADGANAIFATSFGYMDAMETLAAEFPDVAFFHATGFKSNDTNFANYFGRIYQARYLTGIAAGAASESGNIGYVAAFPIPEVIRGINAFTLGVQESNPDATVTVSWTSTWFDPAVEGDTAQGLLDDGVDVLAMHQDSTATGERAEEAGARWVSYNSDMSAFAPDAYLASAIWDWGPYYTSAIESVADGSFAGGSQWDGMETGLVQIGSLADDVSDETKAMIDEKSAAIIDGSFDPFTGPINDQDGNEIIADGEVPPDFADEGTLSLLSMSVFVEGVVGSAEG, from the coding sequence ATGAAACGACGACTTCTGCTCGTCCTTGCCGTCCTGATGAGCTTCTCGCTGATCGCCGCCGCCTGTGGCGACGACGACAGCGGCGATGCCGACGCCGGCAACGACGACACCGGCTCGACCGACGACGACAGCGGCGATGCCGACACCGGCACGGCCGACGACGACGACAGCGGCGATGCCGTCGCCGGCGATGCGTCCGACGTCACGGCCGCGTTCATCTACATCGGCGAACCCGGCGACGCCGGTTGGACCTGGGCCCACGACCAGGGTCGGATGGAGGCGGAGGCCGCCACGGGCGCCACCACCCTGACGATCAACAACATCGCCGAGGGCAGTCCCGAGTTCGACCAGGCCGTTCGCGACTTCATCGCCGACGGGGCCAACGCCATCTTCGCGACGTCGTTCGGCTACATGGACGCCATGGAGACGCTGGCGGCCGAGTTCCCCGACGTCGCCTTCTTCCACGCCACCGGCTTCAAGTCCAACGACACGAACTTCGCGAACTACTTCGGTCGCATCTACCAGGCCCGCTACCTCACCGGTATCGCCGCCGGCGCGGCCAGCGAGTCGGGCAACATCGGCTATGTCGCCGCCTTCCCGATCCCCGAGGTCATCCGCGGCATCAACGCCTTCACGCTCGGCGTGCAGGAGAGCAACCCCGACGCGACGGTCACGGTCAGCTGGACCTCCACCTGGTTCGATCCCGCGGTCGAGGGCGACACGGCCCAGGGCCTGCTCGACGACGGCGTCGACGTGCTCGCGATGCACCAGGACTCGACGGCCACGGGTGAGCGGGCCGAGGAAGCGGGCGCCCGCTGGGTCTCCTACAACTCCGACATGAGCGCGTTCGCCCCCGACGCCTATCTCGCCTCGGCCATCTGGGACTGGGGCCCCTACTACACCTCGGCCATCGAATCGGTCGCCGACGGCAGCTTCGCCGGGGGCTCGCAGTGGGACGGCATGGAGACCGGCCTGGTGCAGATCGGCAGTCTCGCCGACGACGTCTCCGACGAGACCAAGGCAATGATCGACGAGAAGTCCGCCGCCATCATCGACGGCTCCTTCGACCCGTTCACCGGCCCGATCAACGATCAGGACGGCAACGAGATCATCGCCGACGGTGAGGTTCCCCCGGACTTCGCCGACGAGGGAACACTCAGCCTGCTCAGCATGTCCGTCTTCGTCGAAGGCGTGGTCGGTTCGGCCGAAGGGTGA
- the yqeC gene encoding selenium cofactor biosynthesis protein YqeC, producing the protein MPDPIDIDQLAAALAPGATSVVSLVGGGGKTTALFALGRQLPGRVLLSTTTKMGSDRRDGLEPLVGATAAQISAALDRDRVALAWKRVEDHRAVGYPPAECTAWHGLADHLVLEADGSRRRPFKAPAEHEPVVPGATTLLVACVGAAAFGAPIEEVCHRPESVARLAGCETGDVLSPVRLAAVLTSPAGSRKDCPPAARFVVLANQVSPGDGDFIDELVGHLGDDAPLVAVASFTEPRR; encoded by the coding sequence ATGCCCGACCCCATCGACATCGACCAGCTCGCTGCCGCCCTGGCTCCCGGTGCGACATCGGTTGTCTCGCTGGTCGGCGGAGGCGGGAAGACGACGGCGCTGTTCGCGCTGGGGCGACAGCTGCCCGGACGCGTGCTGCTCTCGACGACGACCAAGATGGGCAGTGACCGTCGCGACGGTCTCGAGCCTCTCGTGGGCGCGACGGCGGCCCAGATCTCGGCCGCCCTCGATCGCGACCGCGTGGCTCTCGCGTGGAAACGCGTCGAGGATCATCGGGCTGTCGGCTACCCGCCGGCCGAGTGCACGGCGTGGCACGGATTGGCCGACCACCTGGTTCTGGAGGCCGACGGTTCTCGACGACGGCCGTTCAAGGCACCGGCCGAGCACGAGCCGGTGGTGCCCGGTGCCACCACCCTGCTCGTGGCGTGCGTGGGCGCGGCGGCGTTCGGCGCACCGATCGAGGAGGTCTGTCATCGGCCTGAGTCGGTGGCACGCCTCGCCGGCTGTGAGACCGGCGACGTCCTGTCTCCCGTTCGCCTGGCTGCCGTACTCACCAGCCCGGCCGGTTCACGGAAGGACTGCCCGCCGGCCGCCCGATTCGTGGTGCTCGCGAATCAGGTATCGCCCGGCGACGGCGACTTCATCGACGAGCTCGTCGGCCATCTGGGCGACGACGCACCGCTCGTCGCGGTCGCGTCGTTCACGGAGCCACGGCGATGA
- a CDS encoding SDR family NAD(P)-dependent oxidoreductase, producing the protein MSEDSLRDRVIVVTGATRGIGHGLARHLGSRGAKIVITGRKADRVAAVGEELHGLGIDHLAAAADVADREAMLALASKAVVRWGRIDGLVANAQSFRPVTPLEDVTADDMDLLFDTGPKGTLWSMQAVLPYMQKQGWGRIVTMATSIGLTGASGYGPYAASNEAIRSLTRTAANEWGRDGITVNCVLPASAAHRLEPDSSDDRKAAFAAMYDDHPLGRDGDPELDIAPVVAFLLSDNSRYVTGQTIGVDGGGIMRA; encoded by the coding sequence ATGAGTGAGGACAGTCTGCGCGACCGGGTCATCGTCGTGACCGGGGCGACGAGGGGAATCGGTCACGGCTTGGCCCGCCACCTCGGTTCCCGAGGGGCGAAGATCGTCATCACCGGTCGCAAGGCCGATCGGGTGGCGGCGGTCGGCGAGGAGCTCCACGGGCTCGGCATCGATCACCTGGCCGCGGCCGCCGATGTGGCCGACCGCGAGGCGATGCTGGCCCTCGCTTCGAAGGCGGTCGTGCGATGGGGGCGGATCGACGGCCTGGTGGCCAACGCCCAGAGCTTCCGACCGGTCACTCCGCTCGAGGACGTGACCGCCGACGACATGGACCTGCTGTTCGACACCGGCCCCAAGGGCACGCTCTGGTCGATGCAGGCGGTGCTGCCCTACATGCAGAAGCAGGGCTGGGGTCGCATCGTCACGATGGCCACGTCGATCGGCCTCACCGGGGCGTCGGGCTACGGGCCCTATGCCGCGTCGAACGAGGCGATCCGCTCGCTCACCCGCACCGCGGCCAACGAATGGGGCCGCGACGGCATCACCGTGAACTGTGTGCTGCCCGCCTCGGCCGCCCACCGGCTCGAACCCGACTCCAGCGACGACCGCAAGGCGGCTTTCGCCGCCATGTACGACGATCATCCGCTTGGCCGCGATGGCGATCCCGAACTCGACATCGCCCCCGTCGTGGCGTTCCTGCTCTCCGACAACAGCCGCTATGTCACCGGCCAGACGATCGGCGTCGACGGCGGCGGGATCATGCGGGCCTGA
- a CDS encoding SDR family oxidoreductase, protein MLNDKIALITGAGAGIGAAVARRFAAEGATLWLNDIDDDALAALIEETGGGGMSGDASDPEFVATWVTEAMRNHGRIDVLYNNVGVSRSGRIGDLTDEEWRFQQRLTLDSCFYATRTVLPHMVSAGGGSIVSMSSGAGIGGQYGLGGYAAAKAGVISLMETVATEYGTDGIRANSVTPGPTATAPLLAYLDEQPGGVAAHTADLNLARLTEPDEVAAIVVWLASDQASSVSGMCVQSNIRAASRRPAPNG, encoded by the coding sequence ATGCTCAACGACAAGATCGCGCTCATCACCGGAGCGGGGGCGGGGATCGGTGCCGCGGTGGCCCGGCGGTTCGCGGCCGAAGGCGCCACGCTGTGGCTCAACGACATCGACGACGACGCACTCGCTGCACTGATCGAGGAGACGGGTGGCGGTGGCATGTCGGGCGACGCCTCCGACCCCGAGTTCGTGGCCACCTGGGTGACCGAGGCCATGCGCAACCACGGTCGCATCGACGTGCTCTACAACAACGTCGGCGTCTCCCGGTCGGGGCGGATCGGCGACCTCACCGACGAGGAGTGGCGATTCCAGCAGCGGCTCACCCTCGACTCCTGCTTCTACGCGACCCGAACCGTGCTGCCCCACATGGTTTCCGCCGGGGGTGGCAGCATCGTCAGCATGTCGTCGGGCGCCGGCATCGGTGGCCAGTACGGGCTGGGCGGCTACGCCGCGGCCAAGGCCGGCGTGATCTCGCTGATGGAGACCGTCGCCACCGAGTACGGCACCGACGGCATCAGGGCGAACTCGGTCACCCCGGGGCCGACGGCCACTGCGCCGTTGCTCGCCTACCTCGACGAACAGCCCGGCGGGGTGGCCGCCCACACGGCCGACCTCAACCTGGCCCGACTCACCGAGCCCGACGAGGTCGCCGCGATCGTGGTGTGGCTCGCGTCGGACCAGGCATCGAGCGTCAGCGGCATGTGTGTGCAGTCCAACATCCGCGCGGCCAGCCGGCGGCCCGCGCCGAACGGTTAG